Genomic DNA from Candidatus Hydrogenedens sp.:
CATTATTTGATGGGAAAACAATAAATGGATGGTGGTATTTAGGAGACAATCATAATTGCTTTGCAGTTAATCCTGAAGGGTTTATTGAATGGAAAAGCAAGGGGGGTAAGGCGTTAATGTCTTGTGAACGATATGATAATTTTATTTTACGATTGGAATGGATGGTTGAAAAAGGAGGCAATACAGGAGTATGGGTTAGAGCACCGCGTGGGAGTAGAGCATCTAAAATTGGATTTGAAGTGCAAATATTAGGTGATAGTGATACAACCGCATTAACCGATGATACGACGGGTGCGATATACAAAGTAGTTCCGCCGAAAGTAAAAGCCATGAAACCTGAAGGGCAGTGGAACGACCTTGAAATCATTTGTAACGGACCGTATGTTAAAGTAACATTAAACGGACAGGTGGTACAGGATATTAATTTCGACGAAATAGAAGAATTAAAATATCGCCTACGGAAAGGATTTATCGGTTTGACCGACCATGGAAATTATT
This window encodes:
- a CDS encoding DUF1080 domain-containing protein, encoding TKAMKKINKYWVIISKQNADLIITEDISQTQLPKEKVIFSASPGEQIGKVHFLLPYTKENLNCIEEAYAKYTPCTNLDTNSASSLLSEQERQEGFIPLFDGKTINGWWYLGDNHNCFAVNPEGFIEWKSKGGKALMSCERYDNFILRLEWMVEKGGNTGVWVRAPRGSRASKIGFEVQILGDSDTTALTDDTTGAIYKVVPPKVKAMKPEGQWNDLEIICNGPYVKVTLNGQVVQDINFDEIEELKYRLRKGFIGLTDHGNYCGFRNIRIKPL